TATGCAGGAGAAATTGTTGAATTTGGAACAGTCGAAGAGATTTTCTATGATCCAAGACACCCCTATACATGGAGTTTGCTGTCTAGCTTACCGCAGTTGGCAGATGAATCTGGTGAACTTTACGCTATTCCAGGAACGCCTCCATCACTTTATTCACCAATTATCGGAGATGCCTTTGCACTTCGCTCAGAATATGCTATGGTTTTAGACTTTGAAAAAGCACCTCCGGCGATTAACGTATCTGAGACTCATTGGGCCAAAACATGGCTTTTACACCCAGAGGCTCCAAAAGTTCAAAAACCAGAAGTCATTCAAGATTTGCATCAAAAAATCTTAAGAAAAATGTCACAACAGGAGGAAGGAAATGTCTGAGAAATTAGTCGAAGTAAAAGACCTAGAAATTTCCTTCGGAGAAGGAAAGAAAAAATTTGTTGCAGTTAAAAATGCTAATTTCTTTATTAAAAAAGGAGAAACCTTTTCTTTAGTTGGAGAATCTGGGAGTGGTAAAACAACAATTGGTCGTGCTATTATTGGTTTGAACGATACTAGTTCAGGTCAAATTTTATACGATGGGAAAGTAATTAATGGCAGAAAATCAAAATCAGAAGCCAATGAGCTCATTCGTAAAATTCAAATGATTTTCCAAGATCCCGCTGCTAGTTTGAATGAACGGGCAACCGTTGACTACATCATTTCAGAAGGTCTTTATAACTTTAATCTGTTTAAAACAGAGGAAGAACGTAAAGAAAAAATTAAGAACATGATGGCCGAAGTTGGTTTGCTATCAGAGCATTTGACGCGCTACCCTCATGAATTTTCAGGAGGTCAACGTCAGCGGATCGGTATCGCTAGAGCCCTAGTAATGAACCCTGAATTCGTTATTGCTGATGAACCGATTTCAGCTTTGGACGTTTCCGTTCGCGCACAGGTCTTGAATCTTCTTAAAAGAATGCAAGCCGAAAAAGGTTTGACTTATCTCTTCATTGCCCATGATCTTTCAGTCGTTCGCTTTATTTCAGATCGTATTGCGGTTATCCATAAAGGGGTTATTGTAGAAGTTGCAGAAACAGAAGAACTGTTTAATAACCCAATTCATCCCTACACCCAATCTTTGTTATCAGCCGTGCCTATCCCAGATCCAATTTTAGAGCGTCAAAAAGAACTTGTTGTCTATCATCCAGACCAACATGATTATACATTAGATAAGCCATCAATGGTTGAAATCAAACCAAATCACTTTGTTTGGGCAAACCAAGCAGAAATTGAAAAATATCAAAAAGAATTGTAAAAGAGATGCACTGACCCCAAAAGTTGGCTACTCTATTTTAAGTAAAGGATTTAGTTTTGTATTGTAGAGGACTAAGTCCTTTTAGTTTTATTTTGATACGTTTATTGTTGCAATAATCGATGATAATAGTAGGTAGAACGAGTCAATACAGCCGTTCTTAAAAGAAAATCTAATCAGAACTCGTCTTTGTCCATTTTTTATAATGGTTTTTTTGTCTTCTTCTTTGCAGAGATGCTTCTTTCAAACGGAGTTCCTCGGTTTTTTTAAGTAAGCAACCTCAGTTCTGAGATATTCATTTTCTTCTTGAAGCCGCTCTAATTTAGTCATTTCTTCAGGTTTCTTTTGGTTTACGTCCTGTTTGTGATGGTCTTGCTCTTGTTTTCTCAACAGTATAACTGTTTTTCTTATATTGTGCTATTCAACTTGGGAGAGTTCCTGCATGTAACAAGCCATAAACAAGTGATACTTGGTATTGTGGCGGGCCTTCTATCAAAACGTTATCCATTATTTCTTGCTTTATCTCTGGTGGATAGTAGATATTTTTTTCTTTCTTAACGATGTCTATTTCGTACTTTCATCACTTAATTTCATAAAAAATACCCCGAACGTTAGATTTTTTTGTCTAACGTTTGGGGTGTAGTTCAAGGCTTTTTCTCTTTTTTGTTGCACTTCATTTTACAACGCGGGCAAATAAAAAAGTACAAAAAAAGTAAAAAAAGAGTTGACAATGACAGTAAAGATATCGTATACTAATAAAGCTGTCAGAGAGGTTCCTGTAACACACTTATTGAAAAAAGATGAAAAAGTAGTTGACAGGCTATGAGAAACCTGATAGAATAAAGAAGTTGTCTCTTAGGAGACGTTAAGACCTTTGAGAACTGAATAAGACGAACCAAACGTGAGGGTGATATGGAGACATATTACCCGTCAAGAAACGAGAAATAAATCTGTCAGCGACAGAAGGAACGAGTAAGTTCAAACGCAAATTAAAGAGAGTTTGATCCTGGCTCAGGACGAACGCTGGCGGCGTGCCTAATACATGCAAGTAGAACGCTGAGAACTGGTGCTTGCACCGGTTCAAGGAGTTGCGAACGGGTGAGTAACGCGTAGGTAACCTACCTCATAGCGGGGGATAACTATTGGAAACGATAGCTAATACCGCATAAGAGAGACTAACGCATGTTAGTAATTTAAAAGGGGCAATTGCTCCACTATGAGATGGACCTGCGTTGTATTAGCTAGTTGGTGAGGTAAAGGCTCACCAAGGCGACGATACATAGCCGACCTGAGAGGGTGATCGGCCACACTGGGACTGAGACACGGCCCAGACTCCTACGGGAGGCAGCAGTAGGGAATCTTCGGCAATGGGGGCAACCCTGACCGAGCAACGCCGCGTGAGTGAAGAAGGTTTTCGGATCGTAAAGCTCTGTTGTTAGAGAAGAATGATGGTGGGAGTGGAAAATCCACCAAGTGACGGTAACTAACCAGAAAGGGACGGCTAACTACGTGCCAGCAGCCGCGGTAATACGTAGGTCCCGAGCGTTGTCCGGATTTATTGGGCGTAAAGCGAGCGCAGGCGGTTTTTTAAGTCTGAAGTTAAAGGCATTGGCTCAACCAATGTACGCTTTGGAAACTGGAGAACTTGAGTGCAGAAGGGGAGAGTGGAATTCCATGTGTAGCGGTGAAATGCGTAGATATATGGAGGAACACCGGTGGCGAAAGCGGCTCTCTGGTCTGTAACTGACGCTGAGGCTCGAAAGCGTGGGGAGCAAACAGGATTAGATACCCTGGTAGTCCACGCCGTAAACGATGAGTGCTAGGTGTTAGGCCCTTTCCGGGGCTTAGTGCCGGAGCTAACGCATTAAGCACTCCGCCTGGGGAGTACGACCGCAAGGTTGAAACTCAAAGGAATTGACGGGGGCCCGCACAAGCGGTGGAGCATGTGGTTTAATTCGAAGCAACGCGAAGAACCTTACCAGGTCTTGACATCCCGATGCCCGCTCTAGAGATAGAGTTTTACTTCGGTACATCGGTGACAGGTGGTGCATGGTTGTCGTCAGCTCGTGTCGTGAGATGTTGGGTTAAGTCCCGCAACGAGCGCAACCCCTATTGTTAGTTGCCATCATTAAGTTGGGCACTCTAGCGAGACTGCCGGTAATAAACCGGAGGAAGGTGGGGATGACGTCAAATCATCATGCCCCTTATGACCTGGGCTACACACGTGCTACAATGGTTGGTACAACGAGTCGCAAGCCGGTGACGGCAAGCTAATCTCTTAAAGCCAATCTCAGTTCGGATTGTAGGCTGCAACTCGCCTACATGAAGTCGGAATCGCTAGTAATCGCGGATCAGCACGCCGCGGTGAATACGTTCCCGGGCCTTGTACACACCGCCCGTCACACCACGAGAGTTTGTAACACCCGAAGTCGGTGAGGTAACCTATTAGGAGCCAGCCGCCTAAGGTGGGATAGATGATTGGGGTGAAGTCGTAACAAGGTAGCCGTATCGGAAGGTGCGGCTGGATCACCTCCTTTCTAAGGAAATGGAACACGTTTATCGTCTTATTTAGTTTTGAGAGGTCTTGTGGGGCCTTAGCTCAGCTGGGAGAGCGCCTGCTTTGCACGCAGGAGGTCAGCGGTTCGATCCCGCTAGGCTCCATCAGGATACAATCCTACTAAACTTAATACAAGTGAAGTTGAACACGCAACTCACTTCCTAGGAAAATGGACAATCTTCCCTTGTGTGCAAGGCCCACATGGTCAGATTCCTAATTTTCTACAGAAGTTTCGCTAAAGCGAGCGTTGCTTAGTATCCTATATAATAGTCCATTGAAAATTGAATATCTATATCAAATTCCACGATCTAGAAATAGATTGTAGAAAAGTAACAAGAAAATAAACCGAAAACGCTGTGACTATTTAATAAGTTTTCTAGTTTAAAAAAACTAGGTTAATAAGGTTAAGTTAATAAGGGCGCACGGTGGATGCCTTGGCACTAGAAGCCGAAGAAGGACGTGACAAACGACGAAATGCTTTGGGGAGCTGTAAGTAAGCGCTGATCCAGAGATGTCCGAATGGGGGAACCCACTAACTAATGGTTAGTATCCATAACTGTTAAGGTTATGAGAAGGAAGACGCAGTGAACTGAAACATCTAAGTAGCTGCAGGAAGAGAAAGCAAACGCGATTGCCTTAGTAGCGGCGAGCGAAACGGCAGGAGGGCAAACCGAAGTGTTTACACTTCGGGGTTGTAGGACTGCGACGTGGGACTTTAAAAGGATAGAAGAATTACCTGGGAAGGTAAGCCAAAGAGAGTAAAAGCCTCGTATTTAAAATTCTTTTGAGCCCTAGCAGTATCCTGAGTACGGCGAGACACGTGAAATCTCGTTGGAATCTGGGAGGACCATCTCCCAACCCTAAATACTCTCTAGTGACCGATAGTGAACCAGTACCGTGAGGGAAAGGTGAAAAGCACCCCGGGAGGGGAGTGAAATAGAACCTGAAACCGTGTGCCTACAACAAGTTCGAGCCCGTTAATGGGTGAGAGCGTGCCTTTTGTAGAATGAACCGGCGAGTTACGATATGATGCGAGGTTAAGTTGAAGAGACGGAGCCGTAGGGAAACCGAGTCTTAATAGGGCGATTTAGTATCATGTTGTAGACCCGAAACCATGTGACCTACCCATGAGCAGGTTGAAGGTGAGGTAAAACTCACTGGAGGACCGAACCAGGGCACGTTGAAAAGTGCTTGGATGACTTGTGGGTAGCGGAGAAATTCCAAACGAACTTGGAGATAGCTGGTTCTCTCCGAAATAGCTTTAGGGCTAGCGTCGATGTTAAGTCTCTTGGAGGTAGAGCACTGTTTGGGTGAGGGGTCCATCTCGGATTACCAATCTCAGATAAACTCCGAATGCCAACGAGATATCATCGGCAGTCAGACTGCGAGTGCTAAGATCCGTAGTCGAAAGGGAAACAGCCCAGACCACCAGCTAAGGTCCCAAAATAACTGTTAAGTGGAAAAGGATGTGGGGTTGCACAGACAACTAGGATGTTAGCTTAGAAGCAGCTATTCATTCAAAGAGTGCGTAATAGCTCACTAGTCGAGTGACCCTGCGCCGAAAATGTACCGGGGCTAAAACAGTTTACCGAAGCTGTGGATGACACAAAAGTGTCATGGTAGGAGAGCGTTCTATGTGTGAAGAAGGTGTACCGTGAGGAGCGCTGGAACGCATAGAAGTGAGAATGCCGGTATGAGTAGCGAAAGACAGGTGAGAATCCTGTCCACCGTAAGACTAAGGTTTCCAGGGGAAGGCTCGTCCGCCCTGGGTTAGTCGGGACCTAAGGAGAGACCGAAAGGTGTATCCGATGGCCAACAGGTTGATATTCCTGTACTAGAGTATATAGTGATGGAGGGACGCAGTAGGCTAACTAAACCGGACGATTGGAAGAGTCCGGCTAAGCAGTGAGGTGTAAGATGAGTCAAATGCTTATCTTTATAACATTGAGCTGTGATGGGGAGCGAATTTTAGTAGCGAAGTTAGTGATGTCACACTGCCAAGAAAAGCTTCTAGCGTTTAATGATACTCTACCCGTACCGCAAACCGACACAGGTAGTCGAGGCGAGTAGCCTCAGGTGATCGAGAGAACTCTCGTTAAGGAACTCGGCAAAATGACCCCGTAACTTCGGGAGAAGGGGTGCTGACTTAGGTCAGCCGCAGTGAATAGGCCCAAGCAACTGTTTATCAAAAACACAGCTCTCTGCTAAATCGTAAGATGATGTATAGGGGGTGACGCCTGCCCGGTGCTGGAAGGTTAAGAGGAGGGTTTAGCGCAAGCGAAGATCTGAATTGAAGCCCCAGTAAACGGCGGCCGTAACTATAACGGTCCTAAGGTAGCGAAATTCCTTGTCGGGTAAGTTCCGACCCGCACGAAAGGCGTAATGATTTGGGCACTGTCTCAACGAGAGACTCGGTGAAATTTTAGTACCTGTGAAGATGCAGGTTACCCGCGACAGGACGGAAAGACCCCATGGAGCTTTACTGCAGTTTGATATTGAGTATCTGTACCACATGTACAGGATAGGTAGGAGCCATTGACTTCGGGACGCCAGTTTCGAATGAGGCGTTGTTGGGATACTACCCTTGTGTTATGGCTACTCTAACCCAGATAGGTTATCCCTATCGGAGACAGTGTCTGACGGGCAGTTTGACTGGGGCGGTCGCCTCCTAAAGAGTAACGGAGGCGCCCAAAGGTTCCCTCAGATTGGTTGGAAATCAATCGCAGAGTGTAAAGGTATAAGGGAGCTTGACTGCGAGAGCTACAACTCGAGCAGGGACGAAAGTCGGGCTTAGTGATCCGGTGGTACCGAATGGAAGGGCCATCGCTCAACGGATAAAAGCTACCCTGGGGATAACAGGCTTATCTCCCCCAAGAGTTCACATCGACGGGGAGGTTTGGCACCTCGATGTCGGCTCGTCGCATCCTGGGGCTGTAGTCGGTCCCAAGGGTTGGGCTGTTCGCCCATTAAAGCGGCACGCGAGCTGGGTTCAGAACGTCGTGAGACAGTTCGGTCCCTATCCGTCGCGGGCGTAGGAAATTTGAGAGGATCTGCTCCTAGTACGAGAGGACCAGAGTGGACTTACCGCTGGTGTACCAGTTGTCTTGCCAAAGGCATCGCTGGGTAGCTATGTAGGGAAGGGATAAGCGCTGAAAGCATCTAAGTGCGAAGCCCCCCTCAAGATGAGATTTCCCATGATTTTATATCAGTAAGAGCCCTGAGAGATGATCAGGTAGATAGGTTAGGAGTGTAAGTGTAGCGATACATGTAGCGGACTAATACTAATAGCTCGAGGACTTATCCAAAAAGAAATATTGACAACGTTACGGATTCTTGTTAGACTATAGATATTCAATTTTGAGTGGGTTATGAAAATAGCACATTTACAAGTTAAGTGACGATAGCCTAGGAGATACACCTGTACCCATGCCGAACACAGCAGTTAAGCCCTAGAACGCCTGATGTAGTTGGGGGTTGCCCCCTGTGAGATAAGGTAGTCGCTTAGCGTTTATCCGCCATAGCTCAGTTGGTAGTAGCGCATGACTGTTAATCATGATGTCGTAGGTTCGAGTCCTACTGGCGGAGTAGAGAGAGGTAGGAAGCGTCCTATCTTTTTTTGCATTTTAGAGAAGAGTGTGGTAAGATAGAGGCAAGATATGCGTTGGCACCCTTAGCTCAACTGGATAGAGTACCTGACTACGAATCAGGCGGTTAGAGGTTCGACTCCTCTAGGGTGCATAATGAAAAAAACAACAGGACATTAATGTCCTGTTGTTTTTTTGTGGTTCTCTTTATACTAGGGATAGTTAAAAAGAAAAGGAGACTCAAAATGTCGATAGAGACAAGAGCAGCGTTTGAAAAAGTTAAGCCCATTATTTTGAAATTAAAGCGACACTATTATATTCAATTGTGGGATAGAGATGACTGGTTACAAGAAGGACATATTATCTTATTACAGTTACTAGAAAGGTACCCAGAGTTAATTGAGGAAGAAGAGCGTTTATATCGCTATTTTAAAACAAAATTTTCATCTTATTTGAAAGATTTATTACGCCGTCAAGAAAGTCAAAAGCGTCAGTTCCATAAGTTAGCATATGAAGAGATAGGGGAGGTTGCACATGCCATTCCATCGAGAGGGTTATGGCTAGACGACTATGTGGCTTATCAAGAGGTAATAGCTAGCTTAGAGAACCAATTAAATTCGCAAGAGCGTATGCAGTTTCAAGCACTTATCAGGGGCGAACGTTTCAAGGGAAGACGTGCTCTACTTAGGAAGATCAGTCCCTATTTTAAGGAATTTGCACAGCAGTTGTAAGCAAGACCTATAAGGAATTGGGGGTAAATCTATGAAAAAAGTGTAATCATTTTTTGATTTACAGTTATTATCATGTGTTATCTGGCGACTGTCCTGTTTACAAGTAAGTTCACAAGTATGGGATAAAATAGTATAAACTATAGTAAATACTGAATAGTCAAAGAAAAATATCGGCATAGGTCAGAAGAGCTGATATGTTTAATACTTTTTGCGGATATCTACTGTATTTAAATGTATTTGATATCCTTGTCAAGGATATACGTCTAAACAAGTTCAAAACGAAATCATTTGTGATTATCTTATCAGGAGTTGACTCTTGATAAGATTTTTGTATATCAGTACTGTGGTACGTTTAGATAGCTTGGCAGTGAATTTATAGAGTGTCAAACAACGAGTGTTTTGTGTTACACTAACCATTAGAAGAGTCTATTGTTGAGCATATCAAGGTGTTATCTTTTCGAGTTGAGGTATCATATCTAGTTGTAATGTCAAACATATCTAGTATATTTAACTATCACGCCAAACGCATGCAGAAACTTTTGTTTTTAGAAAACTAGATTCATAATGACAAAATCAATCAAAGTAGTACACTATAGATGAGGTGACTACGATGATTGATTTTATTATTTCTATTGATGATTGCGCAG
The genomic region above belongs to Streptococcus pyogenes and contains:
- a CDS encoding ABC transporter ATP-binding protein codes for the protein MSEKLVEVKDLEISFGEGKKKFVAVKNANFFIKKGETFSLVGESGSGKTTIGRAIIGLNDTSSGQILYDGKVINGRKSKSEANELIRKIQMIFQDPAASLNERATVDYIISEGLYNFNLFKTEEERKEKIKNMMAEVGLLSEHLTRYPHEFSGGQRQRIGIARALVMNPEFVIADEPISALDVSVRAQVLNLLKRMQAEKGLTYLFIAHDLSVVRFISDRIAVIHKGVIVEVAETEELFNNPIHPYTQSLLSAVPIPDPILERQKELVVYHPDQHDYTLDKPSMVEIKPNHFVWANQAEIEKYQKEL
- a CDS encoding sigma-70 family RNA polymerase sigma factor; the protein is MSCCFFVVLFILGIVKKKRRLKMSIETRAAFEKVKPIILKLKRHYYIQLWDRDDWLQEGHIILLQLLERYPELIEEEERLYRYFKTKFSSYLKDLLRRQESQKRQFHKLAYEEIGEVAHAIPSRGLWLDDYVAYQEVIASLENQLNSQERMQFQALIRGERFKGRRALLRKISPYFKEFAQQL